One window of Candidatus Regiella endosymbiont of Tuberolachnus salignus genomic DNA carries:
- a CDS encoding L-threonylcarbamoyladenylate synthase, with product MSQFLHIHPQDPQLRLIKLSVDVLSKGGVIIYPTDSGYALGCRLEEKIAMDRIYRIRQHNTTHHFTLVCRDLSELSTYAHIDNYAFKLIKNNIPGSYTFILRAKKEVPRRLMNDKRKTIGLRVLTNPIALALIALLKEPLMSSTLILPGNDCAESDPEAIKKNLSKQVDLIIHGGVLDPQPSTVIDMTTSAPIIIREGAGDVTPFRTDT from the coding sequence ATGAGTCAATTTCTTCACATTCATCCGCAAGACCCTCAATTACGATTGATCAAACTCAGTGTTGATGTTTTAAGCAAAGGCGGCGTCATCATCTACCCAACCGATTCTGGCTATGCCTTAGGTTGTCGTCTAGAAGAAAAAATCGCGATGGATCGTATCTATCGCATTCGGCAACACAATACAACCCATCATTTCACATTGGTTTGCCGCGATTTATCAGAGCTCTCTACCTATGCTCATATTGATAATTATGCCTTCAAATTAATAAAAAATAATATACCAGGGAGCTATACCTTTATTTTAAGAGCGAAGAAAGAAGTACCACGGCGTTTGATGAATGATAAACGTAAAACTATTGGATTACGGGTGTTGACTAACCCAATAGCGCTAGCATTGATAGCGCTATTGAAAGAGCCGTTGATGTCCAGCACACTGATACTACCAGGCAATGATTGTGCTGAATCCGATCCAGAAGCCATTAAAAAAAATCTTAGCAAGCAGGTAGATTTAATTATTCACGGAGGGGTTTTAGATCCACAACCGAGCACCGTGATCGATATGACCACCTCTGCCCCTATCATCATCCGTGAAGGAGCAGGCGATGTGACGCCTTTTCGAACAGACACCTAA
- the rluB gene encoding 23S rRNA pseudouridine(2605) synthase RluB yields MSEKLQKVLARAGHGSRRAIETMIMQRRISLDGKIATLGDRVDVRQSTKIRLDGRVLAITESNAAICRVLAYYKPEGELCTLHDPQGRPTVFDRLPKLRTSRWVAVGRLDVNTSGLLLFTTDGELANRLMHPRHEVEREYAVRVFGQIDEDKIKQLSKGIQLEDGSASFHKISFQGGEGINQWYNVTLTEGRNREVRRLWEAVDVKVNRLIRIRYGDITLPKGLPRGGWTELDLKAINYLRELVSLPAETVSKLPVEQERRRMKANQIRRAVKRHSEKTRADTRQIKKRRL; encoded by the coding sequence ATGAGTGAAAAATTACAAAAAGTGCTAGCACGTGCTGGCCATGGCTCTCGCCGTGCAATCGAAACTATGATTATGCAAAGGCGTATCAGTCTTGATGGTAAAATAGCAACCTTGGGTGACCGTGTTGATGTCCGCCAATCGACCAAAATTCGTTTGGATGGTCGTGTACTGGCGATTACTGAATCGAATGCGGCCATCTGTCGTGTGCTAGCCTACTACAAGCCAGAAGGTGAATTATGTACCCTTCATGATCCCCAAGGGCGACCAACGGTGTTTGATCGTTTGCCTAAACTACGGACTTCTCGTTGGGTGGCGGTAGGGCGTTTAGATGTCAATACTTCAGGCTTATTACTATTTACTACTGACGGAGAATTGGCTAACCGTCTCATGCATCCTCGTCATGAGGTTGAACGGGAATACGCGGTACGTGTTTTCGGTCAAATCGACGAGGATAAAATCAAACAGCTTAGTAAAGGGATACAGTTAGAAGATGGGTCTGCTTCTTTTCATAAGATCAGTTTTCAAGGTGGGGAAGGGATTAATCAATGGTATAACGTCACTTTGACCGAAGGCCGTAATCGAGAAGTCCGCCGTCTTTGGGAAGCGGTCGACGTTAAAGTAAACCGCTTGATTCGTATACGTTACGGTGATATCACTTTACCCAAAGGTTTACCGCGTGGCGGCTGGACAGAACTTGACTTGAAAGCGATAAACTATTTACGTGAGTTAGTATCCCTGCCTGCGGAGACCGTCAGTAAATTACCTGTTGAACAAGAACGCCGCCGCATGAAAGCCAATCAAATTCGCCGTGCGGTTAAGCGCCATTCTGAGAAAACGAGGGCTGACACCAGGCAGATAAAGAAGCGGCGTTTGTAA
- the sohB gene encoding protease SohB — translation MELISLYMLFLAKMVTIVTAIGALVFIVFYIGQHQSDHSGKLKLVNLGKQYKEIQQKMQLARLSETEQKRWQKEIKKQEKIDQQLKKQQAKLNTTAAAKPCLYVLDFKGSIDAHEVSSLREEISAILAVATKQDEVLLRLESPGGVVHGYGLAASQLVRLQQAGIHLTVAVDKVAASGGYMMACVADRVVSSPFAIIGSIGVVAQIPNFNRWLRKNNIDIELHTAGEFKRTLTLFGENTEQGREKFREELNETHLLFKQFIKQRRPQLDIDTVATGEHWFGITAKEKGLVDAIESSDELLIAKMAQHEVISVKYSRRKRLIDRFTGSVAKNADRLLLRWWQRSEKPLI, via the coding sequence GTGGAATTAATTTCTTTGTACATGCTGTTTTTAGCCAAAATGGTGACTATTGTTACCGCGATAGGAGCACTGGTATTTATCGTTTTTTATATCGGGCAACATCAATCAGACCACAGCGGTAAACTTAAACTCGTTAATTTAGGTAAACAATATAAAGAAATTCAGCAAAAGATGCAGTTAGCACGCCTGTCTGAGACCGAACAAAAGCGTTGGCAAAAAGAAATTAAAAAACAGGAAAAAATAGATCAACAGTTAAAAAAACAACAAGCTAAATTGAACACTACTGCGGCAGCAAAACCCTGCCTATATGTACTCGATTTTAAAGGCAGCATTGACGCGCATGAAGTGTCATCATTAAGAGAAGAAATCTCCGCAATATTGGCGGTAGCAACAAAACAAGATGAAGTACTGCTACGTTTGGAAAGCCCTGGCGGAGTGGTTCATGGTTATGGTCTAGCAGCATCACAATTGGTACGTTTACAACAGGCGGGTATCCATTTAACCGTGGCTGTGGATAAAGTCGCCGCGAGTGGAGGCTATATGATGGCTTGTGTTGCCGATCGCGTCGTATCTTCCCCCTTTGCTATTATTGGCTCTATTGGTGTAGTGGCGCAAATTCCTAATTTTAATCGATGGTTGCGCAAAAATAATATTGATATTGAATTACACACTGCTGGAGAATTCAAACGCACTCTCACTTTATTCGGTGAAAATACCGAACAAGGGCGTGAAAAATTCCGGGAAGAATTAAATGAAACCCATTTATTGTTTAAGCAATTTATTAAGCAACGGCGTCCACAGCTTGATATTGATACCGTGGCAACAGGCGAACATTGGTTTGGTATTACAGCAAAAGAAAAAGGATTAGTTGACGCGATTGAGAGCAGCGATGAGTTATTGATCGCTAAAATGGCACAGCATGAAGTGATTAGCGTGAAATACAGTCGCCGTAAACGATTAATTGATCGATTTACCGGCAGTGTAGCAAAAAATGCGGATCGTTTATTATTGCGCTGGTGGCAACGTAGCGAAAAACCACTAATCTAA
- the topA gene encoding type I DNA topoisomerase, with translation MGKALVIVESPAKAKTINKYLGSNYVVKSSVGHIRDLPTSKNISGRKKTDLTENLAKEKQETPSKKKVKKDVKTALVNRMGIDPYHGWQAQYEILPGKEKVVAELTTLAKTADHIYLATDLDREGEAIAWHLREIIGGDDTRFSRVVFNEITQNAIGQAFQQPGQLNINRVNAQQARRFMDRVVGYMVSPLLWKKIARGLSAGRVQSVAVRLVVERESEIKAFVPQEFWELHADLLAKGDLNIQMAVTHVGDKPFKPVNAEQTQVALTLLKDADYKVVAREDKPTSSKPPPPFITSTLQQSASTRLNFGVKKTMMMAQRLYEAGHITYMRTDSTNLSQDALTMVRGYINDNFGARYLPTSANQYSNKDNSQEAHEAIRPSNVNVLAEQLKDMEPDAQKLYQLIWCQFVACQMPPAQYDSTTLTVQAGDYRLRAKGRTLRFDGWSKVVSVLRKGDEDRALPMIAVGTPLDLKKLLPSQHFTKPPSRYNEASLVKELEKRGIGRPSTYASIISTIQDRGYVRLHSRRFYAEKMGEIVTDRLEANFHELMNYDFTARMETSLDQVANNQAEWKTVLDAFFSEFSAQLAVAEKDPEEGGMRPNAIVMIQITCPTCSRQMGIRTASTGVFLGCSGYALSPKERCKTTINLIPETEILNILEGDDAETNALRSRRRCPQCATAMDSYLIDTHRKLHICGNNPVCNGYEIEEGEFRIKGYEGPIVECDKCSAEMHLKMGRFGKYMGCTNDQCKNTRKILRNGAVAPPKEDPIPLPELHCTQSNAYFVLRDGAAGVFLAANTFPKSRETRAPLVEELVRFKPLLPEKLRYLADAPVKDSEGNKTVVRFSRKTKQQYISSEKSGKATSWSAFYIDGRWIENKK, from the coding sequence ATGGGCAAGGCGCTTGTAATAGTTGAATCTCCGGCAAAAGCCAAAACGATTAATAAATATCTAGGCAGTAATTATGTTGTCAAATCGAGTGTCGGTCATATCCGTGATTTACCCACCAGTAAAAATATTTCGGGTAGAAAAAAGACAGATCTCACTGAAAATTTAGCGAAAGAAAAACAAGAAACCCCGTCTAAGAAAAAAGTTAAAAAAGATGTCAAAACCGCTTTGGTCAATCGAATGGGGATCGATCCTTATCATGGTTGGCAAGCCCAATATGAAATTCTACCGGGTAAAGAAAAAGTGGTGGCTGAATTAACCACATTGGCGAAAACAGCTGATCACATCTATCTCGCTACCGATCTTGATCGTGAAGGTGAAGCGATTGCTTGGCACTTACGGGAGATTATTGGCGGAGATGATACACGTTTTAGCCGTGTGGTTTTTAACGAAATTACCCAAAACGCGATTGGGCAAGCTTTTCAGCAGCCGGGACAATTAAATATTAATCGTGTTAATGCTCAGCAAGCGCGTCGCTTTATGGATCGCGTCGTCGGATATATGGTCTCCCCTCTATTATGGAAAAAAATTGCGCGCGGTTTGTCTGCCGGGCGAGTACAATCTGTCGCCGTTCGGCTAGTCGTTGAACGCGAAAGTGAGATCAAAGCATTCGTACCACAAGAATTTTGGGAGCTACATGCCGATCTTTTAGCAAAAGGCGATCTCAATATCCAAATGGCCGTTACCCATGTCGGTGATAAACCATTCAAACCGGTTAACGCGGAGCAAACACAGGTTGCGTTAACATTACTAAAAGATGCCGATTATAAGGTGGTGGCTCGAGAAGACAAACCCACCAGCAGTAAGCCCCCTCCCCCTTTTATTACCTCTACCCTGCAACAATCGGCTAGCACGCGACTCAATTTTGGCGTAAAAAAAACCATGATGATGGCGCAACGTTTATATGAGGCGGGTCATATCACCTACATGCGTACTGACTCTACTAATTTGAGTCAAGATGCCTTAACGATGGTACGAGGTTATATTAACGACAATTTTGGTGCTCGTTATCTGCCGACTTCTGCCAATCAATACAGCAATAAAGATAATTCGCAAGAAGCACACGAAGCCATCCGCCCTTCGAATGTCAATGTGTTGGCTGAACAATTAAAAGATATGGAGCCGGATGCGCAAAAACTCTATCAATTGATCTGGTGTCAATTCGTTGCTTGTCAAATGCCACCGGCTCAGTATGATTCCACTACACTAACCGTTCAGGCCGGGGATTATCGCTTGCGCGCTAAAGGGCGCACTTTGCGTTTTGACGGATGGAGCAAAGTTGTATCGGTATTGCGTAAAGGCGATGAAGATCGTGCTTTACCTATGATTGCCGTCGGCACGCCCCTGGATTTAAAAAAATTGCTTCCTAGTCAACATTTTACTAAACCGCCCTCTCGCTATAACGAAGCCTCTTTAGTCAAAGAGCTAGAAAAAAGAGGCATTGGCCGCCCTTCTACTTACGCTTCAATTATTTCTACCATTCAAGATCGTGGGTACGTACGTCTTCATAGCCGTCGTTTTTACGCTGAAAAAATGGGCGAAATTGTTACCGATCGGCTGGAAGCCAATTTTCACGAATTGATGAATTATGATTTCACTGCGCGCATGGAAACCAGCTTGGATCAAGTAGCCAATAATCAGGCAGAATGGAAAACCGTGCTTGATGCATTTTTTAGCGAATTTAGCGCCCAATTAGCTGTGGCAGAAAAGGATCCAGAAGAAGGCGGTATGCGTCCCAACGCCATAGTCATGATCCAAATCACCTGTCCAACATGTAGCCGCCAGATGGGCATCCGTACCGCCAGTACCGGCGTATTTCTTGGTTGCTCAGGTTATGCTTTATCGCCGAAAGAGCGTTGTAAAACGACCATTAATTTAATTCCTGAAACAGAAATCCTTAACATTTTAGAAGGTGACGATGCAGAAACCAATGCATTACGATCGCGTCGTCGTTGCCCGCAATGTGCTACCGCAATGGACAGTTATCTGATCGATACACACCGCAAACTACATATATGTGGTAATAATCCAGTGTGTAACGGTTATGAGATTGAAGAAGGAGAGTTTCGTATTAAAGGCTACGAAGGCCCGATTGTTGAGTGCGATAAGTGTAGTGCTGAAATGCATTTAAAAATGGGGCGTTTTGGCAAGTACATGGGTTGTACTAACGATCAATGTAAGAATACACGTAAAATTTTACGCAATGGTGCCGTGGCACCGCCAAAAGAAGATCCCATTCCTTTACCCGAGTTACACTGTACACAATCCAATGCTTATTTTGTTCTGCGCGACGGCGCTGCAGGCGTCTTCTTAGCGGCCAATACTTTCCCAAAATCAAGAGAGACACGGGCTCCATTAGTGGAAGAATTGGTGAGATTTAAACCTCTTTTACCCGAAAAATTGCGCTATCTGGCTGATGCACCGGTAAAGGACAGTGAAGGCAATAAAACCGTAGTACGTTTTAGTCGTAAAACTAAACAACAATATATTTCCTCCGAAAAATCAGGTAAAGCAACGTCTTGGTCGGCTTTTTATATCGACGGTCGATGGATCGAAAATAAAAAATAG
- the cysB gene encoding HTH-type transcriptional regulator CysB: MKLQQLRYIVEVVHHNLNVSSTAQGLFTSQPGISKQIKMLEDELGILIFARSGKHLTQVTPAGKEIIAIASEILSKIDAIKAVAGEYTCPNKGSLCIATTYTQARYVLPKIIKSFIKHYPCVSLHMHQGSPVQIAQAVVKGDADFAITTEALHLYDDLIMLPCYHWNRGVVVRQDHPLAGKKNLTITELAAYPIVTYTLGFTGRATLDSAFKRAGLTPRIVFTATDADVIKTYVRLGLGVGIIANMAVNPQQDPDLVTVEAKEIFTCSTTKIGFRRSTFLRSYMYDFIQRFAPHLTRDRVDRALKLRSNEDIKAMFKNIKLPVR; the protein is encoded by the coding sequence ATGAAATTGCAGCAACTGCGTTATATTGTCGAGGTGGTTCACCATAATCTTAATGTGTCTTCCACTGCGCAGGGTTTGTTTACCTCTCAGCCCGGTATTAGTAAGCAGATAAAAATGCTGGAAGATGAACTCGGGATTTTGATTTTTGCGCGCAGTGGTAAGCATTTAACCCAAGTTACCCCTGCGGGTAAGGAAATTATTGCTATTGCCAGTGAAATACTGTCAAAAATCGATGCAATTAAAGCCGTCGCGGGGGAGTATACCTGTCCAAATAAAGGATCACTCTGTATCGCAACAACTTATACCCAAGCGCGATATGTCTTGCCCAAAATAATTAAAAGTTTTATTAAACATTACCCCTGTGTTTCTTTGCATATGCATCAGGGCTCACCTGTTCAGATCGCGCAAGCCGTTGTTAAGGGCGATGCCGATTTTGCTATCACTACTGAAGCATTACATTTATATGATGATTTAATTATGCTGCCCTGCTATCACTGGAATAGGGGGGTTGTCGTCAGGCAAGATCATCCTCTCGCAGGTAAAAAAAATCTTACTATTACCGAATTGGCCGCATACCCGATAGTCACTTATACGTTGGGTTTCACCGGACGCGCCACGCTTGATAGCGCATTTAAACGCGCAGGTTTGACGCCGCGCATTGTCTTCACTGCCACCGATGCGGATGTCATCAAAACTTATGTGCGTCTCGGTCTTGGGGTGGGTATTATCGCCAATATGGCGGTTAATCCACAGCAAGATCCTGATCTGGTAACAGTGGAAGCTAAAGAAATATTCACTTGCAGTACTACTAAAATTGGCTTTCGCCGCAGTACATTTTTACGCAGTTACATGTATGATTTTATTCAACGTTTCGCGCCGCATTTAACACGTGATCGGGTCGATCGGGCGCTAAAATTACGCTCTAATGAAGATATTAAAGCGATGTTTAAGAATATTAAACTGCCGGTGCGATGA
- the nqrM gene encoding (Na+)-NQR maturation NqrM, which yields MLTLFIISFIFFLLITIGMSLGYLVKRKSLQGSCGGITSLGMEKICDCPEPCDSRKKRLAQAAAREKKWAQYRIL from the coding sequence ATGCTAACCCTGTTTATTATCTCTTTTATTTTTTTTCTGCTCATCACAATCGGTATGTCATTGGGATATTTGGTCAAACGCAAAAGCTTACAAGGCAGTTGTGGTGGGATCACGAGCTTAGGCATGGAAAAAATTTGTGATTGTCCTGAGCCTTGTGATAGTCGCAAAAAGCGATTGGCTCAAGCTGCGGCACGTGAAAAAAAATGGGCGCAATACCGTATTTTGTAA
- a CDS encoding FAD:protein FMN transferase, whose protein sequence is MYKKIIYWLIILTNLLLLTGCGSEQINFSGKTMGTSYSIKYVSAPTTPPLESLQRDIEQKLQLINDQMSTYREDSELSRFNQSRQINTAFPVSAATAKVVREAIRINGITEGALDVTVGSVVNLWGFGPEGRPDKVPTEAELEKRRAWIGIDKLAVEQKQDALIKTIPELYVDLSGIAKGYGVDVIADYLEANNIHHYMVDIGGEIRTRGNNGKDQPWRIAIEKPNAGGGSSAQEIIEPGIMSVATSGDYRNYFEEKGVRYSHTIDPSTGRPINHRLVSVTVLDPSCMTADGLSTGLDVLGSQRGMELANLLNIPVFMIIKTDNGFEARYSTAFEPYLRKKH, encoded by the coding sequence ATGTATAAAAAGATAATTTATTGGCTAATAATATTAACAAATTTACTATTATTGACCGGTTGTGGTTCTGAACAAATTAATTTTTCAGGAAAAACCATGGGCACTTCGTACTCCATTAAATATGTGAGTGCACCCACCACTCCGCCGCTTGAATCGCTTCAACGAGACATTGAGCAAAAATTGCAGCTCATCAATGATCAAATGTCAACCTATCGCGAAGACTCTGAATTAAGTCGTTTTAATCAAAGTAGGCAGATCAACACCGCTTTCCCCGTTTCTGCCGCCACGGCAAAAGTGGTGCGGGAGGCAATTAGGATCAATGGTATTACTGAAGGTGCGTTAGATGTGACTGTTGGTTCGGTAGTGAACCTCTGGGGTTTTGGCCCTGAAGGTCGCCCCGATAAAGTTCCTACTGAGGCTGAATTGGAAAAGCGTCGGGCTTGGATTGGCATCGATAAATTGGCAGTAGAGCAGAAGCAAGACGCCTTGATCAAAACTATTCCTGAACTGTATGTCGATCTTTCTGGCATCGCGAAGGGCTATGGTGTTGATGTGATTGCTGACTATTTAGAAGCCAATAACATCCACCATTACATGGTAGATATTGGTGGTGAGATCCGCACTCGCGGCAATAATGGCAAAGATCAGCCTTGGCGTATTGCTATTGAAAAACCGAATGCGGGCGGGGGATCCAGCGCGCAGGAGATCATCGAACCCGGTATCATGTCGGTTGCAACCTCGGGTGACTATCGTAACTATTTTGAAGAAAAAGGCGTGCGTTATTCTCACACCATCGATCCTAGCACCGGTCGGCCAATAAACCATCGACTGGTCTCGGTAACCGTTTTGGATCCAAGCTGCATGACGGCGGATGGATTATCTACTGGTTTAGATGTGCTGGGGTCACAACGTGGTATGGAATTGGCGAATTTATTGAATATTCCCGTGTTTATGATCATTAAAACCGATAATGGTTTTGAAGCACGTTATTCAACGGCGTTTGAACCTTATCTGCGCAAAAAACATTGA
- the nqrF gene encoding NADH:ubiquinone reductase (Na(+)-transporting) subunit F, with protein MEIILGVLMFTLIVLALTAMILFAKSKLVNTGEIRVEINGDVDKSFTAPAGDKLLNILAGSGIFVSSACGGGGSCGQCRVTIKEGGGDILATELSHISKREAKQGCRLACQVSVKRDLKIDLPEEVFGIKKWDCDVISNDNKATFIKELKLKIPDGEVVPFRAGGFIQIEAPPHQVNYADFSVPEEYRNDWDKFNLFRFQSTVTEPTVRAYSMANYPEEHGIIMLNVRIATPPPNKSEAPPGIMSSYIWSLQPGDKVTISGPFGEFFAKDTQAEMVFIGGGAGMAPMRSHIFDQLNRIHSKRKISFWYGARSRREMFYEQDFDQLQAGNDNFTWHVALSDPLPEDNWSGYTGFIHNVLLENYLKDHPAPEDCEFYMCGPPMMNAAVISMLKNLGVEDENIMLDDFGG; from the coding sequence ATGGAAATCATCCTTGGCGTCCTGATGTTCACCCTGATCGTATTGGCACTAACCGCTATGATTTTATTTGCTAAATCGAAATTGGTGAATACCGGTGAGATCCGTGTAGAAATAAACGGCGATGTCGATAAAAGTTTCACTGCTCCTGCCGGTGATAAATTGCTCAATATCCTGGCCGGTAGTGGCATTTTTGTTTCCTCTGCTTGCGGTGGCGGCGGATCATGTGGCCAGTGTCGTGTGACGATCAAAGAAGGTGGCGGTGATATTCTTGCCACTGAACTTTCTCATATTTCAAAACGCGAAGCGAAACAAGGTTGTCGTTTGGCCTGTCAAGTCAGTGTGAAACGAGATTTGAAGATCGACCTGCCAGAAGAGGTTTTTGGCATTAAAAAGTGGGATTGCGACGTGATCTCCAATGATAATAAAGCCACTTTTATTAAAGAGCTGAAACTCAAAATACCTGATGGTGAAGTGGTACCATTTCGAGCCGGAGGGTTTATTCAAATTGAAGCGCCGCCCCACCAGGTTAACTATGCTGATTTCTCTGTACCCGAAGAATACCGTAATGACTGGGATAAATTTAACTTATTCCGTTTTCAATCGACAGTGACGGAGCCCACCGTGCGTGCCTATTCGATGGCGAATTATCCCGAAGAGCATGGCATCATTATGTTGAATGTACGTATTGCCACGCCGCCGCCGAATAAATCGGAGGCGCCACCGGGTATCATGTCTTCTTATATCTGGTCTTTGCAACCGGGTGATAAAGTGACTATCTCTGGCCCATTTGGTGAATTTTTTGCTAAAGATACGCAGGCTGAAATGGTATTTATTGGTGGCGGCGCTGGCATGGCACCCATGCGTTCGCATATTTTTGATCAACTTAATCGCATCCATTCAAAGCGAAAAATAAGCTTTTGGTATGGTGCCCGCTCGCGGCGGGAAATGTTTTATGAACAAGATTTTGATCAACTGCAAGCAGGAAACGATAATTTTACTTGGCATGTTGCCTTATCCGATCCCTTGCCGGAAGACAATTGGAGCGGATACACAGGATTTATCCATAATGTGTTATTAGAAAATTATTTGAAAGATCACCCCGCGCCTGAAGACTGTGAATTCTATATGTGTGGTCCTCCGATGATGAATGCCGCGGTGATCAGCATGCTGAAAAATTTGGGTGTTGAGGATGAGAATATTATGCTGGATGATTTTGGTGGCTAA
- the nqrE gene encoding NADH:ubiquinone reductase (Na(+)-transporting) subunit E — protein sequence MEHYISLFVRAVFVENMALAFFLGMCTFLAVSKKVSTAFGLGIAVTFVLGISVPANNLVYNLVLRDGALMEGIDLSFLNFITFIGVIAALVQILEMILDRYFPSLYNALGIFLPLITVNCAIFGGVSFMAQRDYNFPESVVYGFGSGIGWMLAIVALAGIREKMKYADVPAGLQGLGITFITTGLMALGFMSFSGVNL from the coding sequence ATGGAACATTACATTAGCTTGTTTGTGCGCGCGGTGTTTGTTGAAAATATGGCGCTGGCTTTTTTTCTCGGTATGTGTACTTTTTTAGCGGTATCAAAAAAAGTCTCAACCGCCTTTGGTTTAGGCATTGCGGTAACCTTCGTGCTGGGGATTTCTGTACCGGCTAACAATCTTGTTTATAACTTAGTACTGCGCGATGGCGCCTTAATGGAAGGTATTGATTTAAGTTTTCTCAATTTCATCACCTTTATTGGCGTGATAGCAGCGTTAGTGCAGATCCTTGAGATGATCTTAGATCGCTATTTCCCCTCGCTTTACAACGCATTGGGTATTTTTTTACCGCTGATCACCGTAAATTGCGCTATTTTTGGCGGCGTTTCCTTTATGGCACAACGTGATTATAACTTCCCTGAATCCGTGGTTTATGGTTTTGGCTCAGGTATCGGTTGGATGTTGGCTATTGTTGCTTTGGCTGGGATCCGCGAAAAAATGAAATATGCTGATGTGCCTGCGGGTTTACAAGGTTTAGGTATCACTTTTATCACTACTGGATTGATGGCGTTAGGTTTTATGTCTTTTTCTGGTGTGAATCTGTAA